The DNA window attacttttctaaTTGTTTAAAAAGCAGTGTaaggcattacattttaaattcttgtaactTTCAATTAAGTGTATTGCttactattataatattatttatgtagaatacctTTAAAACATGAGtaaaggggcagtcacactacacttcgcacTCCATTCAGTTCTATTCAAACACCTCAGAACGCAGGAGACCAGAAATGCAacctcatgcaaagaaatttcacACTACGCTGCATACAAAAGTTCAAAtgtggtgaactctgacctgacgagaagacgtgtgaccaatagaagatcgaaacgtgACATAccacttggctcaattcaaaggatacatatttcaaagctgcatgttttatttttgctggaaaGTGAATAGATGGTATATTTAAACATtgtaaatatgatattatttgtgatttattatttattaaaacccgAAGCCCTCgtgcgtgacatcatatcctgctCTGTTGCGATGTCCGAAATAATTTTGCGTGCTCAATGCCTAGTGTGACTGGGgctttatgttcatatgtacatctgtttgtattTCTGTGACAGCCAAAGAGCATCTCTCTTGTTAGGGAGAAACATATGATGtggagtgtatgacttgtgtgcgaCAACGAATGAGAGGAAATATAGACTTTGATTTTGAATatgttgagtggaaaaacaaaaacgtttCTGTTTTAAAAAGtaccttaaaagtaaaataattattaatgtaCTTTTTCGATGAATTAAAGTAATCCGATTACAATTTTAGTGTTGtaattagtaacttgtagtgttgttattttttagcaatttacCCAACACTTGTAAAAACCAAACTCAACGATAAAATATTACTTTATgaacaataacaaaaaatgtattgtaatgaTTGGATTATGGCATCTGTTACCATATCACACGCAGACtgccaattaaagggatagttcacccaaaaattaaaattcataatttactctccctcatgccatcccagatgtgtatgactttctttcttctgctgaacacaaatgaagatttttagaacaatatctcagctctgtaggtccttacaatgcaagtgaatggtgatcaaaactttgaagctccaaaaatcacaaaggcagcataaaaataatccaaaagactccagtggtttaatatatgtcttttgaagcaatgcagtcactttgggtgagaaacagatcaatatttcaatccttttttaccctatatctccattttcactttcaggatgtgaaagaatttgaaagtggaaatttatagtaaaaaggaattaaatatttatctttttctcactcacacctattatatcgcttcagaagacgtggattaaaccactggagttgtgtagattccttttatgctgcctttatgtgatttttggagcttcaaagttttgatcatcattgtaaggaccaacacagctgagatattattctaaaaaattatgtttgtgttcaaaaaaagaacattacaaatctgggatggcatgaggggtgagtaaatgatgagcaaatttgtatttttaggtgaactatcattGAATAAAACTGCaggaaatgtattaaaaacacTATTAAAGCAGTGTTGCCGTAACACGACAGCTGTTGTAGAGACTAGAAAAACCTTGGATCACCTGCAGTCTGTGCAGCTGCAGAAGGATGATCTTTAGTGTTTGCACGCAATATTTACAGAGACGAAAGCGTTTTGGACAGCAAGGCACATTGGGTAAACCATTGGGCACATGTTTCCAAAAGCCACAACAGGAAGCAGTAGGCAGCAGGCTGAATGACAGGAAAAATTATAGGTTTGAGCTGGATGGACACGCACCCGGCAAAAACCAACTGGCACAAGGACCACAAGGGCACTTTGGTTTCAGAAACATTCTAAAACAAGTGACCCCTGCATTGAAGCCTGAAATAGTTTTAATTGGCAGTCGACTTACTTCAGTTTTGCCTTGAATTCTGTTGCAGTTATGCGATAAGGCATCTGAGGCTGGTCTCCCAagtgcaatgtgaaaaaaattgtgCCAACAGGGCAAAAACAACAGAAAGGAGGAGCTATGGTCACAAAGATCAGCAAAATAAACATTACTCCAAAACAGATGAACCATCAGAAGTCTAAAGAACAGCCGCAAGTCTTCAGCTGACACCTGACGGCTGTTTGATTTCAGAGCAAGAATACTTATCCACAATCATTCctcaaaatatattgtttttttagcCCAAAATAGTGCCCCTTGGGGACAGTCAGGCTTCAGGTTGAACCGGTCAGCCAGAAATAACAGTCAGGCTAACTATTTCTATGAGGTTCCTTTTGAAGTCTgagatgtacagtaaatgtacagTCAATACACATTTTGACAGATTAGTAGGAGTTCAGGCAGCTCCCAAGTGGCGAGACTCTAGAGACTCTGGAGAGGGGCAGAAATCTCCCATTTCTCACGGTGGTTTGTTTGAATTATTGCATTAAGTTGAACGGTAGCCATAGCTGTTATTCTATTCCATTTCAtagacagactttttttttttttttttgcatgagaaAGGTTAGGAAAGATCCAGCaatccatttttctttttttttttttcttttttttgtctcttttccTTTGCTTTGTTGACTGGAACCAGCTGATGGGGTGAAATGTAGAAAATATTTTGCATGCTGGCTGTGGCTAAAAACAACGGCTAAGAGAAGTGCAGAGCCAAGCTGAATGGAAATATTTGACCATCTGCTTTGACAATCAGGGCCTCAGCTGGTAGATAAATTATTCTAGATTAATCCATGATGTTTGCATCTGCACAGCTGTTAATTGCTGGAAGTTGCAGGATCTCCACACTCTAATCTTCATCACAGAGAGTTTTGTCTTTTGTCCAAAACATGCCTCTCTTTTGTCTTTTATCTTGCAAGTGGGAGGGAAAAAAGGAAATGGACGCAAAGTGGCCTCTCATTTTGAGAGTAAGTGGACATTATTTCAAATCACTTAATCTATCAATGGAACACCCAATGGCTATTCTGTCTCTCCATCCAAGTGTTCAGCCTAATAAATATCTCATTTTTCAACAGTAACCAAAGATTCCGCCCAAAATGGTGAGTTATGGGGAAGGACCACTTACAATGTGCATCATGTGGAATATTCTCTAAAACTATGTGTCATATGGAATATtctaatagtgtgtgtgtgtgcgtttgtgtgtcctAGTGGGGAATGAGGGAGTCATTAAAGGATGGACTGAGGAGCACCTGAATATGAGCAGGGCAGTTCATTACAATCCAGACACCGGCACCTTCAAAGTGGAGCGCAACGGCGTCTACTTCCTTTACTGTCAAGTGAGTTTAATGGAAACAACTTTCTGTAAACTTTCCTGACACACTGCTTCACTTAGCATATACAGTATTCTGACACACTGTTATCATTTACTTCCATCTTTCTTAAGGCAAATGGTTATAACCTGTCTATTGGTAGCACTGCTtacttaaagaatagttcaccaaaaagtaacaattcttccataatttactcaacctcatgtcgttccaaactcacgttctttcttatgcagaacacaaaaggagaagtccCGGTCTGTCTTTTAAATACACTGGCAGTTGGTAGTGactcaatttaaagcttaaataAGGACCCAAAAGTATGATAAATGTAGTCCATTTGACTCTTGTGTCATaatccaagacttctgaaggcaaaacatttttttgttgttgtgagaAACAAcctaaaatgttaattattttacagtaaaaatcttGACTTCTGCCATGGCTCTCATTTGCATGTTTGAGAGTGCATGAGAAAAGCTCGCtcacatgtttatgtttatgcgAGAACTCGTTGTTCACACAAGAGCATGTGCTTTTTTTGTTTAAGCACAGGGCATTATGAACGAGCTTCTCGTTGCACCTGTCAGCATGCAAATGAGAGCTTTCCACTATAACTaagttagggctgggtgataaaatgataatatttataacaaatatatatatattttcgatatcaatgataaacttttgagtaattttttatatttagccaatgttctacatctagacgattggATCAGGTATGTTTAGCTAAAAgcgcaagcagttcggcaaagttatacacacatcTAGCTAActaaatcacagtcatgaaataaGCCTGTTAGAAAGTATTAGCAGGCTAGTGGCAACTGGTAATGGTCCTCGGTAGCCGCTAGCTAGCTATCTGGCtgatatatataattgtttaccGAACAAGACAggactgacaatgcaatacagcaatcgactgaacacaacagcaactcaGACATCAACAacatgctgtttatttatgtactatttacactgaacaaaaatataaatgcaacatgtaaagtgttggtcccatgtttcatgagctgaaataaaagatcccagaaattttccatatgcattgattagattagattagggcctaatgaatttatttcaattgactgatttccttaaatgaactgtaactcagtaaaatctttgaaattgttgcatgttgcgtttatatttttgttcagtatagttAAATGTTTTAACGATCCATAGCGCTGTCAGGcaaagtgtttcttcttcttgtgatgtttattggtggTTGGCAGTCCAGCTTaactactgagctggagtgtggagcatcacaataaagtctttcagtggagtcagcTGAAGACGATTCAATTGGTGAAATGTCATCGAAAAGtggtcacacacaccttatgtatgATTAAttcctaaactgagtatacttttaaagctgcactacataccTTTGTGCTATCTAGCGACATCTGtgattgaaacttaaaattgcaagcaatttgcggaagaacactttacaacagtcatgtttcggcactgctcCTCTGTTGGATGAATATCATGATTTgatacctggacatcgcctgtgtgtgatcatgactgggagattttcagagctggagtcataatgttctattttcatgttgatattttgttatacgattaaacatttaaaactgaaatattacttgctttgatgaagatcgAGAGGATCCAATAATGAcggggatgaaatatactttattaaacatgaaaatattatgCTTGTGTgaggatgtcccgataccgatatCGGTATTGGGTCCGATACCATGCTCatgtaaaaatgctcagataccaaaaaccgataccatgtGATGTACAAATGTCATTACGTACATGTCATGCAGGGaacaccgtcatgagcatcgAGTACTCTGTTTAAAGCAGATGACAGCAAACAGAGCGGAAATTAACTTTGTAGCACGAGGCACAAAAAGAGAACAtacttaataatttaattaaatagcagcctttgtggtttaTCACTTTGTcacgtagcgaccggcttttccagagtaGGATGCTGGTCATaatgtcagagctccttggtcataacaacacagaaacacttcaaaataaaagctcaatttaaatataaaagtatgacagaaatgtaatattcactgttatactactacttctacatctaataataataataataaatcaatattattattattattattatatttaagcaatatcttacatctgtgatgctcggtagtgcagcactttattttataaaatataactccaatgttttttagattgtgctgtgaggttctgaataaattgattaaaataatacaatatcattttgaaaatgtattgttatacTTTGATTAAATTtatatgaattaatttatttaaacaccattttgtgtGAATAGATGTCGGACTCGGTATTGGCAAGTACCAAACAAAAAGTATCAGTACGCGTACTCGGTCTCAAacaaatggtatcgggacatccctaattatatgcaatataaccattacaagaagtcaatttcagaagtcatacacattagtaaatatgtcacagtaacttcccccaacAACGTAGATACATTACGATTAACACTCAAGAATTAtttgattcatacaagcatgacaaccaatataagcttcaacaaccctatcagaaggggggcctgggtagctcagtggtaaaagacgctggcttccacccctggactccgctagttcactagttcaaatcccagggcatgctgagtgactccagccaggtctcctaagcaaccaaattagcctggttgctagggagggtagtcacatggggtaacctcctcgtgggcaccataatgtggtttgttctcggtggggcacgtggtgagttgagcgtggatgccgcggtggatggcgtgaagcctccacatgctatgtttccgtggcaacgtgctcaagccttttggcattccaaattgggagaaaaagaaaaaaaaacacaaaaaaaactctATCAGAAAACAtgtccaagcattatagcaggtaaacatcTTTGCCAAACAGATaacataaacatccatccagattgtAGCAATGCTTTACATTCTTATGACATTCTATtctcatgacagaattttcatttttgggtgaactattcctttaaaacggtTTTCTTATTGGTGGTTTCTGGTTTAATCATTAACCAGAATATCAATTGCTCCCTATTAAAGGCCTATTGAAGGCCTTTCTCTGGTTCTTATTTCAGCCTCCTTTCTGTTATGTCTCCTTCTCTGAAATGATCTCTCATAACATTCCTGTTTCACTTGTCCTCTTTCTCCTGTGGTTTGGCACTGTCTGTGCTTCCACCCCCAGGTGCACTTCAACGAGAACCAGAGTCAGTATGTGAAGCTTGAAGTGTCTGTCTCTAATGGGCCCTTGCTCCAGTGCATGGAGGGGTACGGAACCACACCAGCATCTGGCTCACACAAGTTCCACTTCCTAAAGCCTTGCCAGGTCTCTGGCCTCCTACGCCTGAACAAGGGTGCTGAGCTTAAGGCCGTCACTGGAGGTTCTTTCAGTCTGCAGGTGTCAGGCAAACACTACTTTGGCCTCTTCAAAGTTAACTAAAGGCAAGGACAGTATCCAGACACTTCAATTATGTTTTCCACAGATCACTGTTAGAAATCTGGCCCAAAAGTACCTAATCTAAATCTGTGTATTTGAATCTGGCTCCTGGTGTTGCCTTAACAGAGGAAATTGTGACTCAAGAAGCGCTGTTTCTGTAACCAGCTGTCCATAGTCATGGATGACCCCTTTATGAACACAAGTGCCCTTCCATGAAGATGTCATCAGGATGTTAATCACTGCATAGCTTGCCTTGTTGGATCAATTTATGGAGAATCATTTGGTACTTTCTTGGTTTGGCTGCAAATGCCTTATTAAACACAAAACCAGCACaatttgaactatataaatatagCATTTAATTACAGCATACCAGAGACATTGCTCCAGCAGTGTGGTTGACTTATATACTGGTATAACCAGTTTGAACCGTAAGACGATGAATTTTCAGCAGAGTTGCAGAGCACTATGTGCATGAGAGGTTTCACCACTGGCTACTTGGCTGGACCAAAAGAGAATTGCCCCAGTTCCTGAACTGCCTTACCGCTGGATGGGTTCAGCGCAGAAAATGGTTGTCttggttgttgattataaaaactTTTGAGTGACTAAATAAGCATCTTCTATGTTGACTCCAAGAGAAATTTATTACAGTTGCATCAATTCGAAACAACAAGCTTCACACGGTCCAACCTTTTTCTCTCCTAATACACTTAGTCACTGTGACAAATATGGAAAGTCTATTAATATTTATCAAGCAAAAGATAAAGGCAGTGGCTTCCTAAAGTAAATGATGTATCTTGTGAACTGCACTGTTTTACTGAGAGTGGACTATGTGTACTTATGGCATGAAGGTTTACTTGTTGATAGCATGTTGATTAGAGCTCGCTGGTTTATGTGTACAGTTCGGTACAACAACCTTTATAAAAAGTCACAGTATGCCTTCAATTTTATACAATGTTCAATTTCATGTTATATTTTTCTAAAGGTAAAATTACAGATTTTTATACCACCATAATTACATTAATCTCACTAATTAGAAATGTATGAAACCACTGGTGTTCCATATTGACTCCTGACTTGCCGCTCCTCAAGCCTTTCGTAAATATTGTCATTTCTGTCAATTAAATTGTAAGTGGAAATTACAACCACTACTCTCAATGCACTTTACCCCAACTGGATTTCCTAATCACGCACCAGCTTCCTCTTTGTATTTCCTCAACCCTCATGAGGACCCCTCATCCACCGCACAACCCTTGCTTTTGGACTCACTTCCTGTATCTGAATCTGCAGCAAATAGTTGAAAACCTTTGAGGAAAAACATGTGCTTATTCCCCCCTTGCTCTTTAGCCCCATTCCTTCCCCCTTGtctactcagtatttttttcctctgttTGGGTTCCTTACACAAAATCCGCATTTGGCTAGTGGTTGAGTTTCTGCTTTTAAAACAACATCCAAGATAAACCTGACTGGGTCGAGATGAAGTATGGTCAGACTCTGTAAAAGTAAACATGTGAATTTGACATGACAGAGGTGGTTTCAATTTGTGTGCGCAAATATGCAAACAagttgtttgtgttttcatggCCATATTTTTTTAGATCATCGTTAAAAAGAGACCAGATCATTTCACCTGTAAATCTGGTTGAAGACATGAGAAAAACTGATGGAAATTGGAAAGGTGTCAAAGTAATCTGGGTACAATTTCAGTGCCAAAATAACTGTTAAACTGATAAAGAAACTTTGTTCCAACCTTGCAAAATGTCATTCTTGGGGGAGACATTATCTTTCGCCAACTATCATATATTATCTAAACATAGTGGTAAATATGTAAAGGGCAAATGTCTTCATACTAATGTCCTAATAGGATTTCCTGGCACTGCCATCTCTGACTGTTGACACTTTTAAAGATGTTTCATTTTGATAAggtacactgtaaaatctaattagctgaccttacttagatttttcaaggcaatcagtttgcatgctttttctaagtaaacaatTATTTgtctcaagtaaactgaacttaaattaagtaacgttaactagttACATGTAAGTTTAACTCATCTATGATTAAagttgttttgatttaattatttaaattgaattatATCATGTCATatagtataagggaaattatgaatAGACTCTAGCTTTGCCATATGGCACACTGGACTctactcagtacttcttagtgcacataaatctgcacttttgtaaagtacaattagTAAAAaagaatggcttaaatttaacaggctccaagtttaCCAAAGGTAActctaatcaccctcatggtgacttcacaaaaatctcaattatcaaccagctacaacaaaacaacaacaatagtcataagaattaaaactaaatagatttttaaataataactattattttactacataagttcccttgttttgaccaaacaaacataatttattcaagcgcaagggtttatgggtattccacacaactgcaattttgtacttggtaattttgagttagtagtactcaaagccagtttaaagaacttatgtattttagttatgattccaaaatgtgacatttcaaata is part of the Myxocyprinus asiaticus isolate MX2 ecotype Aquarium Trade chromosome 2, UBuf_Myxa_2, whole genome shotgun sequence genome and encodes:
- the tnfsf12 gene encoding tumor necrosis factor ligand superfamily member 12 isoform X1, translated to MDFTLRAATLEDCKDISRMILELAEHEKVSDQIKITQRGHTKIGYSLYFYTYSSWKGRAVYMEDLYVMQEFRGKGIGKALMAKVAQVNMQRKAIFQLILEKRELLESHRFRRDVGGKKGNGRKVASHFEITKDSAQNVGNEGVIKGWTEEHLNMSRAVHYNPDTGTFKVERNGVYFLYCQVHFNENQSQYVKLEVSVSNGPLLQCMEGYGTTPASGSHKFHFLKPCQVSGLLRLNKGAELKAVTGGSFSLQVSGKHYFGLFKVN
- the tnfsf12 gene encoding tumor necrosis factor ligand superfamily member 12 isoform X2 encodes the protein MQRILPRRRIRTLRLVWSLMAVLALSLAVCSAVFTVWTLRQTRDLSRSFKTLQERLEQVNMQRKAIFQLILEKRELLESHRFRRDVGGKKGNGRKVASHFEITKDSAQNVGNEGVIKGWTEEHLNMSRAVHYNPDTGTFKVERNGVYFLYCQVHFNENQSQYVKLEVSVSNGPLLQCMEGYGTTPASGSHKFHFLKPCQVSGLLRLNKGAELKAVTGGSFSLQVSGKHYFGLFKVN